One window from the genome of Lentibacillus daqui encodes:
- a CDS encoding glycine C-acetyltransferase, which produces MTSKKLQSFLDDNIADLRERGLYNEIDPVEGANGPVITIRGKKLINLSSNNYLGLATDERLKQVAKAAIDSHGVGAGAVRTINGTLDLHLELEKKIALFKGTEAAISFQSGFNCNMAAISAVMDKQDAILSDELNHASIIDGCRLSRAKIIRFNHSDMDDLRDKAKAAVESGQYNKIMVITDGVFSMDGDIANLPGIVKVAEEFDLITYVDDAHGSGVLGNGAGTVKHFGLQDKIDFQMGTLSKAIGVVGGYVAGKANLIDWLKVRSRPFLFSTAVTPADAAAATKAIELLMESTELNEKLWENSKYLKEGLRQLGFDVGHSETPITPCIIGDEKATQQFSKKLIEAGVYAKSIVFPTVPRGTGRVRNMPTAAHTKQMLDDALAIYEKVGKELDVI; this is translated from the coding sequence ATGACAAGCAAGAAACTGCAATCATTTTTAGACGATAATATTGCAGATTTGCGTGAACGCGGGCTGTATAATGAAATTGATCCTGTGGAGGGAGCAAACGGTCCGGTTATTACAATTCGCGGTAAAAAATTAATCAATCTTTCTTCTAATAATTACTTAGGTCTTGCCACGGACGAGCGGTTGAAGCAGGTAGCCAAAGCAGCAATTGATTCACATGGTGTTGGCGCTGGTGCAGTTCGCACGATTAACGGGACGCTCGACCTTCATCTGGAATTGGAGAAAAAAATAGCCTTGTTCAAGGGTACAGAGGCAGCAATCTCCTTTCAATCCGGGTTTAATTGTAACATGGCAGCGATATCAGCTGTGATGGATAAGCAGGATGCGATTCTATCCGATGAGTTAAATCATGCATCGATTATTGATGGCTGTCGCTTATCACGGGCAAAAATCATTCGCTTTAATCACTCGGACATGGATGATCTGCGTGATAAGGCAAAGGCAGCTGTAGAATCCGGTCAATATAATAAAATTATGGTCATTACCGATGGTGTCTTTTCGATGGATGGCGATATTGCCAACCTTCCAGGAATTGTTAAAGTAGCAGAAGAATTTGATCTAATCACCTATGTCGACGATGCACATGGTTCAGGTGTATTAGGAAACGGTGCAGGTACGGTTAAACATTTTGGCTTGCAGGATAAGATTGACTTTCAAATGGGGACACTTTCCAAAGCAATCGGTGTTGTTGGCGGATATGTCGCTGGAAAGGCCAATCTTATCGACTGGTTAAAAGTACGCTCCCGCCCATTCTTGTTTTCAACAGCCGTTACACCAGCCGATGCAGCAGCCGCTACCAAAGCAATCGAACTATTGATGGAAAGCACGGAATTAAATGAAAAACTGTGGGAAAACAGTAAGTATTTAAAAGAAGGGTTACGTCAGCTCGGCTTTGATGTTGGTCATAGTGAAACACCAATTACGCCATGCATCATTGGCGATGAAAAAGCAACTCAGCAATTCAGTAAGAAATTAATTGAGGCAGGCGTGTATGCCAAATCCATCGTCTTCCCAACAGTTCCAAGAGGTACGGGACGCGTGCGCAATATGCCAACCGCAGCCCATACAAAGCAAATGCTTGATGATGCATTGGCAATATATGAAAAGGTAGGAAAAGAGTTAGATGTGATCTAA